The following coding sequences lie in one Miscanthus floridulus cultivar M001 chromosome 9, ASM1932011v1, whole genome shotgun sequence genomic window:
- the LOC136484170 gene encoding uncharacterized protein, with amino-acid sequence MRALRAWGSRPSRRRWGPQRHRRPPRRRGVGTAALAARVPAIPARAGAPAALATRSRPPVRAWLLRPPLIGWRAQARRLRPPRRGRGARELQSHQSGKPPHTRRGVRMPRPEFQAAQDVFYESEVPKYTTSSRIVEIQSRISERTLELLALPNDGVPKLLLDIGCGSGLSGETLMEHGHHWIVYDISKLMLDVALLMEESASRRAM; translated from the exons ATGCGGGCTCTGCGAGCGTGGGGTTCCCGGCCATCCCGGCGCCGGTGGGGGCCCCAGCGGCACCGGCGACCCCCGCGCAGGCGTGGCGTGGGCACAGCGGCCTTGGCCGCTCGGGTCCCGGCCATCCCGGCGCGGGCGGGGGCCCCGGCTGCCCTTGCGACCCGTTCGCGGCCGCCAGTGCGGGCGTGGCTGCTGCGGCCACCCCTGATTGGGTGGCGAGCGCAGGCACGACGACTGCGGCCACCCCGGCGCGGGCGTGGGGCTCGAGAGCTGCAGTCCCACCAATCCGGTAAGCCGCCGCACACTCGGAGGGGAGTGAGGATGCCCCGGCCGGAGTTCCAGGCGGCGCAAGATGTGTTCTACGAGTCGGAGGTCCCCAAGTACACCACCTCCTCCCGTATCGTCGAAATCCAG TCTAGGATTTCCGAGAGGACGCTGGAGCTGCTCGCTCTTCCCAACGATGGCGTCCCCAAGCTGCTTCTCGACATAG GATGTGGTTCTGGGCTTAGTGGTGAGACATTGATGGAGCATGGCCACCACTGGATTGTCTATGATATTTCAAAGTTGATGCTCG ATGTTGCCTTGCTCATGGAAGAGTCCGCGTCACGGCGTGCAATGTAA